A region of Streptomyces cinnamoneus DNA encodes the following proteins:
- a CDS encoding bifunctional DNA primase/polymerase has protein sequence MSSRTYETHHGPRPAHHRPASAFVTLPGSDWLASASRFPRSVHALWAESPLSTVVLPCGTVFDVISAPALFGRRMLDRLWAPSGPGTGPVAAQRDRLLLFAAPGTAQRLPALLGWEEWGRGGRAAPPLLYFGTGDAVTVPPPCPAPEEAEPQPPASRWLVAPESRDPWLPGADVLLWACVRAARAGGVPKGSTG, from the coding sequence ATGAGCTCCCGGACGTACGAGACCCACCACGGCCCACGCCCCGCCCACCACCGGCCCGCGTCGGCCTTCGTCACCCTCCCCGGGTCCGACTGGCTGGCCTCCGCCAGCCGCTTCCCCCGTAGCGTGCACGCCCTGTGGGCCGAGAGCCCGCTGTCCACGGTCGTGCTGCCGTGCGGCACGGTCTTCGACGTGATCAGCGCTCCGGCGCTGTTCGGCCGCCGGATGCTGGACCGCCTGTGGGCGCCGTCCGGGCCGGGCACGGGCCCGGTGGCGGCCCAGCGGGACCGGCTGCTGCTCTTCGCCGCCCCCGGCACGGCCCAGCGGCTGCCGGCGCTGCTGGGCTGGGAGGAGTGGGGCCGCGGCGGCCGGGCGGCACCGCCGCTGCTGTACTTCGGCACGGGCGACGCCGTGACCGTCCCGCCGCCGTGCCCGGCGCCCGAGGAGGCCGAGCCCCAGCCGCCGGCCTCCCGCTGGCTGGTCGCCCCGGAGAGCCGTGACCCCTGGCTGCCCGGCGCGGACGTGCTCCTGTGGGCCTGTGTCCGGGCGGCCCGGGCGGGCGGGGTACCCAAGGGAAGCACGGGCTGA
- a CDS encoding phosphatase PAP2 family protein — protein sequence MYRTAPLGKRPRWWTELPLIAVVYGLYTAGRLLVRGDVQSAVDHGLSILDFEKTFRINFEHPLNRLFTDHPLLGIPADFAYASLHYLLTPALLVWLFRRRPEHYRKLRTWLLASTLIGLIGFTLLPTCPPRLLDEGVGFIDTMRQYSEYGWWGGDASAPRGLGGMTNQYAAMPSLHVGWALWCGAVLWRHTRSGWGKALGVLYPLLITLVVMGTANHYFLDAAAGAAVMGAGYLLAGPVLRLTDHVRSRFTHPVAGKTTEADAAVSGGCETSAGTALPRTTAPGSPAGAGRPGAPETLREADASDHHIPRQQARGEAGEGSPDSAATAAR from the coding sequence ATGTACCGCACCGCACCACTGGGGAAGCGGCCGCGCTGGTGGACCGAGCTGCCGCTCATCGCCGTGGTGTACGGGCTCTACACGGCGGGCCGGCTGCTGGTCCGGGGCGACGTGCAGTCGGCCGTGGATCACGGGCTGTCGATCCTCGATTTTGAAAAAACGTTCCGAATAAACTTCGAGCACCCGCTCAACCGGCTGTTCACCGATCATCCGTTGCTCGGCATACCCGCCGACTTCGCCTACGCCTCCCTCCACTACCTGCTGACCCCGGCCCTCCTGGTCTGGCTGTTCAGGCGCCGGCCGGAGCACTACCGCAAGCTGCGGACCTGGCTGCTGGCGTCCACCCTCATCGGCCTCATAGGTTTCACCCTCCTTCCCACCTGCCCGCCCCGCCTCCTCGACGAGGGTGTGGGCTTCATCGACACGATGCGCCAGTACTCGGAGTACGGCTGGTGGGGCGGCGACGCCAGCGCCCCGCGCGGACTCGGCGGGATGACCAACCAGTACGCGGCCATGCCGAGCCTCCACGTGGGCTGGGCCCTGTGGTGCGGGGCCGTGCTCTGGCGCCACACGCGTTCCGGCTGGGGCAAGGCCCTGGGCGTGCTCTACCCGCTGCTCATCACCCTCGTGGTCATGGGCACCGCCAACCACTACTTCCTGGACGCCGCCGCCGGTGCCGCTGTCATGGGCGCCGGCTACCTGCTGGCCGGCCCTGTGCTGCGGCTCACCGACCACGTCCGCAGCCGCTTCACCCACCCGGTGGCCGGGAAAACCACCGAGGCGGACGCGGCTGTCAGTGGCGGATGCGAGACTTCGGCGGGTACAGCGCTTCCCCGGACGACCGCCCCCGGCTCCCCGGCCGGAGCCGGCCGCCCGGGAGCGCCGGAGACACTTCGCGAGGCGGACGCCAGTGACCACCACATCCCCCGACAGCAGGCCCGGGGCGAAGCCGGAGAGGGCAGCCCCGACAGCGCTGCGACAGCGGCTCGCTGA
- a CDS encoding histidine phosphatase family protein, translated as MAPRILLARHGQTEWSLSGKHTGRTDIPLLDEGRRGAKLLGERLHRAPWDALPDTEVRTSPLVRAKETCELAGFGDRAADWDALMEWDYGAYEGMTPAEIKAGRPDWLIWRDGVPEGETMAEVTARADEVVAWARSADRDVLVFAHGHILRTIAARWLGEDIFFGSRIRLDPTSLSILGWAYGAPALERWNDTGHLA; from the coding sequence ATGGCACCGCGCATCCTGCTGGCCCGGCACGGACAGACGGAGTGGTCGCTGTCCGGGAAGCACACCGGCCGCACGGACATCCCGCTCCTCGACGAGGGGCGGCGCGGCGCCAAGCTGCTGGGCGAGCGGCTGCACCGCGCGCCCTGGGACGCCCTTCCGGACACCGAGGTCCGCACCAGCCCGCTGGTGCGCGCCAAGGAGACCTGCGAGCTGGCCGGCTTCGGCGACCGGGCCGCCGACTGGGACGCGCTGATGGAGTGGGACTACGGCGCGTACGAGGGCATGACCCCGGCCGAGATCAAGGCCGGCCGTCCCGACTGGCTCATCTGGCGCGACGGGGTCCCCGAGGGGGAGACCATGGCGGAGGTCACGGCGCGGGCGGACGAGGTCGTGGCGTGGGCCCGCTCGGCGGACCGGGACGTGCTGGTCTTCGCCCACGGCCACATCCTGCGCACGATCGCCGCCCGCTGGCTGGGCGAGGACATCTTCTTCGGCTCCCGCATCCGCCTGGACCCCACCTCGCTGTCCATCCTCGGCTGGGCCTACGGGGCGCCCGCGCTGGAGCGCTGGAACGACACCGGCCACCTGGCGTAG
- a CDS encoding M6 family metalloprotease domain-containing protein yields MGVDRPRLRCMERSRLRRLGAVLTCLCAIATTMVAAPAHAAGPGGPCALPRSQAHHSEGLDTWNSEYPRPVGRLDAVMVFLSFPDSKPFVTPDRLTADHFPGTSRFFERASYGRFSLRVHSLKRWFQMPRPSGEYHIQRDWDGEQRSAYLRDAIAAVDKSVDFRRYHLVYLVADPDAPGVDSDATKVVNLDEPVRVDGTELRRVVTVFEHHPPDRNVLAHETGHVLDLPDLYHRPTDGKGDWDTHVGDWDLMGSQFGLASDPFGWHKWKLGWLAPRQVDCVNAQGASAHTLLPIEAPMRPGVDARTRLLVVRTGANSVVAVEARGASGNDSATCTEGVLVYRVRSDTASGAGPIQVLDGHPGGHACWGESVYPPLADAPLGVGESLNAVSDGVRVEVRGRAPNGAWRVRVTRG; encoded by the coding sequence ATGGGAGTGGACCGGCCGCGCTTGCGCTGCATGGAGCGGTCCCGGCTGCGCCGTTTGGGGGCCGTGCTCACCTGTCTGTGCGCCATCGCCACCACCATGGTCGCCGCCCCGGCGCACGCGGCGGGGCCCGGCGGCCCCTGCGCGCTGCCCCGATCCCAGGCACACCACTCCGAGGGCCTGGACACCTGGAACAGCGAGTACCCCCGCCCCGTCGGGCGGCTCGACGCCGTCATGGTCTTCCTCTCGTTCCCGGACTCCAAGCCCTTCGTCACGCCCGACCGGCTCACCGCCGACCACTTCCCCGGCACCTCCCGTTTCTTCGAGCGGGCCTCCTACGGGAGGTTCTCGCTGCGCGTCCACTCCCTGAAGCGGTGGTTCCAGATGCCCCGGCCCTCCGGCGAGTACCACATACAGCGCGACTGGGACGGCGAGCAGCGCTCGGCCTACCTGCGCGACGCCATCGCGGCCGTCGACAAGAGCGTCGACTTCCGGCGCTACCACCTCGTCTACCTCGTCGCCGACCCGGACGCGCCGGGCGTCGACTCGGACGCGACGAAGGTGGTCAACCTCGACGAGCCCGTGCGGGTCGACGGCACCGAGCTGCGCCGCGTGGTCACCGTCTTCGAGCACCACCCGCCGGACCGCAACGTGCTCGCCCACGAGACCGGGCACGTCCTGGACCTGCCCGACCTGTACCACCGGCCCACGGACGGCAAGGGCGACTGGGACACCCACGTCGGCGACTGGGACCTCATGGGCAGCCAGTTCGGGCTCGCCTCCGACCCCTTCGGCTGGCACAAGTGGAAACTGGGCTGGCTGGCCCCGCGCCAGGTCGACTGCGTCAACGCGCAGGGCGCGAGCGCGCACACCCTCCTGCCCATCGAGGCGCCGATGCGTCCGGGCGTGGACGCCCGCACCCGGCTCCTGGTCGTCCGCACGGGGGCGAACAGCGTCGTCGCCGTCGAGGCGCGGGGTGCCTCCGGCAACGACTCGGCCACCTGTACGGAGGGGGTGCTGGTCTACCGGGTGCGCAGCGACACCGCCTCGGGCGCCGGGCCCATCCAGGTGCTGGACGGCCATCCGGGCGGCCACGCCTGCTGGGGCGAGTCCGTCTACCCGCCCCTCGCGGACGCCCCGCTGGGCGTCGGCGAGTCCCTGAACGCGGTGTCCGACGGTGTGCGGGTGGAAGTGCGGGGGCGCGCGCCGAACGGTGCGTGGAGGGTGCGGGTGACGCGGGGGTGA
- a CDS encoding spermidine synthase: protein MAKGRRRQERARAAEAISAQVAGGLAELVPDRDRPRARTLLIDGAPQSHVDLDDPAHLDFSYQRRLGHIADLVAPPGRPVQAVHLGGGAFTLARYVAATRPRSTQQIVEIDAPLVQFIRSELPLEGTWRIRVRATDAREGLGKVPDGWADLIIADVFSGARTPAHLNSAEFVAEVRRALRPGGFYAANLADGPPLTHLKAQLATVRTVFPELCLTADPAVLRGRRFGNAVLLASDRELPLAELTRRAATDPHQGRVEHGRALEDFTGGAAPVTDASARPSPAPPPSVFE, encoded by the coding sequence ATGGCGAAGGGCAGGCGGAGACAGGAGCGCGCACGCGCGGCGGAAGCGATATCCGCGCAGGTGGCGGGCGGTCTCGCGGAGCTGGTCCCGGACCGTGACCGGCCCCGGGCCAGGACGCTGCTGATCGACGGGGCCCCGCAGTCCCACGTGGACCTGGACGACCCGGCTCACCTGGACTTCTCCTACCAGCGGCGGCTCGGCCACATCGCCGACCTGGTCGCACCGCCCGGCAGGCCCGTCCAGGCCGTGCACCTGGGCGGCGGCGCCTTCACCCTCGCCCGGTACGTCGCCGCCACCCGGCCCCGGTCGACCCAGCAGATAGTCGAGATCGACGCGCCGCTCGTGCAGTTCATACGGTCCGAGCTGCCGCTGGAGGGCACCTGGCGGATCCGGGTGCGTGCGACCGACGCCCGGGAGGGTCTCGGCAAGGTGCCGGACGGCTGGGCCGACCTGATCATCGCCGACGTCTTCAGCGGCGCCCGCACCCCGGCGCACCTCAACAGCGCCGAGTTCGTGGCGGAGGTCCGGCGGGCGCTGCGACCCGGCGGCTTCTACGCCGCCAACCTCGCCGACGGACCGCCCCTCACCCACCTCAAGGCCCAGCTGGCCACCGTGCGGACCGTCTTCCCCGAACTCTGCCTGACCGCCGACCCGGCCGTGCTCCGCGGGCGCCGCTTCGGCAACGCCGTGCTGCTGGCCTCCGACCGCGAGCTGCCCCTCGCCGAGCTGACCCGCCGCGCCGCCACCGACCCGCACCAGGGGCGGGTCGAACACGGCCGCGCGCTGGAGGACTTCACGGGCGGGGCGGCACCCGTCACCGACGCGAGCGCCCGGCCCTCCCCGGCGCCGCCGCCCTCCGTCTTCGAATAG
- a CDS encoding GH1 family beta-glucosidase, whose protein sequence is MTVNFPPDFLWGAATAAYQIEGAALEDGRTPSIWDTFCRTPGKVLGGHTGDTAADHYHRRQEDVRLMAALGLGAYRFSVSWPRVQPTGRGPAARRGLDFYRALVDDLLAHGIRPVVTLYHWDLPQELETAGGWPARETALRFADYAHLVGLALGDRVELWTTLNEPWCSAFLGYASGVHAPGRTDDEAALRAAHHLNLAHGLGAQALRAVLPPAARLSVTLNPAAVRAHTPSPADLDAQRRIDALATRIFTGPMLHGAYPDDLLADTAVLTDWSFVRDGDTGVIKHPLDALGVNYYAPTVVSAATDGRPVPGGEPSPWPGATGVTFHQPPGKRTAMDWAVDPTGLHDLLMRFTHEAPGLPLLVTENGAAYDDKPDADGAVHDPERIAYLHAHLDALLRALADGADVRGYFLWSLLDNFEWAYGYSKRFGMVYVDYATQARVPKSSARWYAQLMRTGQLPPYRREG, encoded by the coding sequence ATGACCGTGAACTTTCCGCCGGACTTCCTGTGGGGCGCCGCCACCGCGGCGTACCAGATCGAGGGGGCGGCCCTGGAGGACGGGCGGACGCCCTCCATCTGGGACACCTTCTGCCGCACCCCCGGCAAGGTGCTGGGCGGGCACACCGGGGACACGGCCGCCGACCACTACCACCGCCGGCAGGAGGACGTGCGGCTGATGGCCGCGCTGGGCCTGGGCGCGTACCGCTTCTCGGTCTCCTGGCCGCGCGTGCAGCCCACCGGCCGGGGCCCGGCCGCCCGGCGCGGCCTGGACTTCTACCGGGCGCTCGTCGACGACCTCCTCGCGCACGGCATCCGGCCGGTGGTGACCCTCTACCACTGGGACCTGCCCCAGGAGCTGGAGACGGCCGGCGGCTGGCCCGCACGCGAGACCGCACTGCGCTTCGCCGACTACGCGCACCTCGTGGGCCTGGCGCTCGGCGACCGCGTCGAGCTGTGGACCACTCTCAACGAGCCCTGGTGCAGCGCCTTCCTGGGCTACGCCTCGGGGGTCCACGCCCCCGGCCGGACGGACGACGAGGCAGCCCTGCGCGCCGCCCACCACCTCAACCTGGCCCACGGGCTCGGCGCCCAGGCGCTCCGCGCCGTGCTCCCCCCGGCGGCCCGGCTGTCGGTGACCCTCAACCCCGCCGCCGTCCGGGCCCACACGCCCTCCCCGGCGGACCTGGACGCTCAGCGGCGCATCGACGCCCTGGCCACCCGTATCTTCACCGGGCCCATGCTGCACGGCGCATACCCCGACGACCTGCTGGCCGACACGGCCGTGCTCACGGACTGGTCGTTCGTCCGCGACGGCGACACCGGCGTCATCAAGCACCCCCTCGACGCGCTGGGCGTCAACTACTACGCGCCCACCGTGGTGTCAGCCGCCACTGACGGCCGCCCCGTCCCCGGCGGCGAGCCCTCCCCCTGGCCGGGTGCCACGGGTGTGACCTTCCATCAGCCGCCGGGCAAGCGGACGGCGATGGACTGGGCGGTCGACCCCACGGGCCTGCACGACCTGCTGATGCGCTTCACCCACGAGGCCCCCGGCCTGCCCCTGCTGGTCACCGAGAACGGCGCGGCGTACGACGACAAGCCGGACGCGGACGGCGCGGTGCACGACCCCGAGCGCATCGCCTACCTGCACGCCCACCTCGACGCGCTGTTGCGCGCCCTCGCGGACGGCGCCGACGTGCGCGGCTACTTCCTGTGGTCGCTCCTCGACAACTTCGAATGGGCGTACGGCTACAGCAAGCGGTTCGGCATGGTCTACGTCGACTACGCCACGCAGGCCCGCGTCCCCAAGTCCAGTGCGCGCTGGTACGCGCAGCTGATGCGCACGGGCCAGCTGCCGCCCTACCGCCGGGAGGGGTGA
- a CDS encoding AAA domain-containing protein: MVRGVAFDPAGAAKAATDAILRDTLHGPHRGVVVDSPPGAGKSTLVVRAARELAAAGRPLMIVAQTNAQVDDLVLRLAEQDPGLPVGRLHSSERRPYDPALDALGSVVTSSRAAELAGLDVVVSTAAKWAHTKVAEPWGHAIVDEAYQMRSDALLAVAGLFERALFVGDPGQLDPFSVVGGDGSAQWAGLSYDPSASAVSTLLAHNPELPQHRLPVSWRLPASAAPLVSDAFYPYTPFRSGTDHGDRHLGFGVPSDGSGPDRVLDEAAASGWGLLELPARHTPRTDPEAVGAVALVVRRLLDRGGAVTSERGPEPVPLTADRVAVGTAHRDQAAAVRAALASLGVAGVTVDTANRLQGREFDVTVVLHPLSGRPDATAFHLETGRLCVLASRHRHACVVVCRAGVDRLLDEHPSTEPVQLGVTVKFPDGWEANHAVLSHLAEHRIAWRP, translated from the coding sequence ATGGTGCGCGGCGTCGCCTTCGACCCCGCCGGGGCGGCGAAGGCGGCCACCGACGCGATCCTGCGCGACACCCTGCACGGCCCGCACCGCGGGGTCGTCGTGGACTCCCCGCCGGGGGCGGGCAAGTCCACGCTGGTGGTGCGCGCCGCCCGGGAGCTGGCCGCCGCGGGCCGCCCGCTGATGATCGTCGCGCAGACCAACGCCCAGGTCGACGATCTGGTGCTGCGGCTGGCCGAGCAGGATCCCGGCCTGCCCGTCGGCCGGCTGCACAGCAGCGAGCGCCGGCCCTACGACCCCGCGCTGGACGCGCTCGGCTCCGTGGTGACGTCGTCGAGGGCGGCGGAGCTCGCCGGGCTGGACGTCGTCGTCTCCACGGCCGCGAAGTGGGCGCACACCAAGGTCGCCGAGCCCTGGGGGCACGCGATCGTCGACGAGGCCTACCAGATGCGGTCGGACGCGCTGCTGGCGGTGGCGGGGCTGTTCGAGCGGGCCCTGTTCGTGGGGGACCCGGGCCAGCTGGACCCGTTCAGCGTCGTGGGCGGTGACGGCTCGGCCCAGTGGGCGGGGCTGTCCTACGATCCCTCGGCCAGTGCCGTCAGCACGCTGCTGGCGCACAATCCGGAGCTGCCGCAGCACCGGCTGCCGGTGTCCTGGCGGCTGCCGGCCTCGGCCGCGCCGCTGGTCTCGGACGCCTTCTACCCCTACACGCCCTTCCGCAGCGGCACGGACCACGGCGACCGGCACCTGGGCTTCGGCGTGCCGTCCGACGGCTCCGGCCCGGACCGGGTGCTGGACGAGGCGGCCGCGTCGGGCTGGGGCCTGCTGGAGCTGCCGGCACGGCACACGCCCCGCACGGACCCCGAGGCGGTCGGCGCGGTGGCCCTGGTCGTCCGGCGGCTGCTGGACCGCGGGGGCGCGGTGACCAGCGAGCGCGGCCCGGAGCCGGTGCCGCTGACGGCGGACCGCGTGGCGGTGGGCACCGCGCACCGCGACCAGGCGGCGGCCGTCCGGGCGGCGCTCGCGTCGCTGGGGGTCGCCGGGGTCACGGTGGACACGGCCAACCGGCTCCAGGGCCGGGAGTTCGACGTGACGGTCGTGCTGCACCCGCTGTCGGGGCGCCCGGACGCGACGGCCTTCCACCTGGAGACGGGCCGCCTGTGCGTGCTGGCCTCGCGGCACCGCCACGCGTGCGTCGTGGTCTGCCGCGCGGGCGTGGACCGGCTGCTGGACGAGCACCCCTCGACGGAGCCGGTGCAGCTGGGCGTGACGGTGAAGTTCCCGGACGGCTGGGAGGCGAACCACGCGGTGCTGTCCCACCTCGCGGAGCACCGGATCGCCTGGCGGCCGTGA
- a CDS encoding carbohydrate ABC transporter permease — translation MRVRGRTGGGRRAAPVHRAGRHLHGGPLAYAVLSLFALGSLFPLFWTAVTASRDNTRLARTPPPLWFGGDLPHNLVRAWGEAHMGLALFNTVLVAGTVALGTVFFCTIAGFAFARLRFRGRRGLLLLTVGTMMVPPQLGVVPLFLMTARLGWTDQLQSVVLPTLVSAFGVFFMRQYLVEALPAELVEAARVDGANSWRVVWHVVFPAARPAMAVLAMLSFVQAWNDFFWPVIALTQENPTVQVALTGLGRGYVPDQAVIMAGALLGTLPLLLAFALFGRQIVGGIMRGAVKG, via the coding sequence ATGCGCGTGCGCGGGAGGACGGGCGGCGGACGGCGGGCGGCCCCGGTCCACCGGGCGGGACGGCACCTGCACGGCGGGCCCCTCGCCTACGCCGTGCTGTCGCTGTTCGCCCTCGGTTCGCTGTTCCCCCTGTTCTGGACGGCCGTCACCGCCTCGCGCGACAACACGCGGCTCGCCCGCACGCCACCGCCCCTGTGGTTCGGCGGCGACCTGCCGCACAACCTCGTCAGGGCGTGGGGCGAGGCCCACATGGGGCTCGCGCTGTTCAACACGGTGCTGGTGGCGGGGACGGTGGCGCTGGGCACCGTCTTCTTCTGCACGATCGCCGGCTTCGCCTTCGCCAGGCTCCGGTTCCGGGGGCGGCGGGGCCTGCTGCTGCTGACGGTGGGCACGATGATGGTCCCGCCGCAGCTCGGCGTCGTCCCGCTGTTCCTGATGACCGCCCGGCTGGGGTGGACCGACCAGCTGCAGTCCGTGGTGCTGCCCACGCTGGTCAGCGCCTTCGGGGTGTTCTTCATGCGGCAGTACCTGGTGGAGGCGCTGCCCGCGGAGCTGGTCGAGGCGGCCAGGGTCGACGGCGCGAACAGCTGGCGCGTCGTGTGGCACGTCGTCTTCCCCGCGGCCCGGCCCGCGATGGCCGTGCTGGCGATGCTCTCCTTCGTCCAGGCGTGGAACGACTTCTTCTGGCCCGTCATCGCGCTGACCCAGGAGAACCCGACCGTGCAGGTGGCCCTCACCGGGCTCGGCCGCGGCTACGTGCCCGACCAGGCCGTGATCATGGCGGGCGCGCTGCTGGGCACCCTGCCGCTGCTGCTCGCCTTCGCGCTGTTCGGCAGGCAGATCGTCGGCGGCATCATGCGAGGTGCGGTCAAGGGCTGA
- a CDS encoding carbohydrate ABC transporter permease: MTATTSVAEDARAAPGERGGGRSRPGPWRGRLYRWDLRYSPYAFVAPFLLFFAAFGLFPLLYTGWASLHRVELTSLHHTEWAGAHHYVRLLENDFFWNALRNTFTIGVLSTVPQLLMALGLAHLLHHRLRAATFWRVALLTPYATSVAAATLVFVLLYGRDYGMVNWALGALGIGPVDWQNGTWSSQCAVASIVIWRWTGYNALIYLAAMQAVPDELYESAALDGASRRQQFRHVTVPALRPTILFTVVVSTIGATQLFGEPLLFGGAAGQKGGASHQFQTLGLYLYEQGWFNYHLGRASAVAWTMFLLLLLIAAVGGLVARRRGGDG, from the coding sequence ATGACCGCCACGACCTCGGTCGCGGAGGACGCCCGGGCCGCGCCCGGGGAGCGCGGGGGCGGCCGGTCGCGGCCGGGGCCCTGGCGCGGCCGGCTCTACCGGTGGGACCTGCGCTACAGCCCGTACGCGTTCGTGGCGCCCTTTCTTCTGTTCTTCGCCGCCTTCGGGCTCTTCCCCCTCCTCTACACGGGCTGGGCCTCGTTGCACCGGGTGGAGCTGACCTCCCTGCACCACACGGAGTGGGCCGGGGCGCACCACTACGTCCGGCTGCTGGAGAACGACTTCTTCTGGAACGCCCTGCGCAACACCTTCACCATCGGTGTGCTCTCGACCGTCCCGCAGCTGCTGATGGCGCTGGGCCTGGCCCATCTGCTCCACCACCGGCTGCGGGCCGCCACGTTCTGGCGGGTCGCGCTGCTGACGCCCTATGCCACGTCGGTGGCCGCGGCGACGCTGGTCTTCGTGCTGCTCTACGGGCGTGACTACGGCATGGTGAACTGGGCGCTGGGTGCGCTGGGCATCGGCCCGGTCGACTGGCAGAACGGGACCTGGAGCTCGCAGTGCGCGGTCGCCTCCATCGTGATCTGGCGGTGGACGGGGTACAACGCGCTGATCTACCTGGCGGCCATGCAGGCGGTGCCGGACGAGCTCTACGAGTCGGCGGCGCTGGACGGCGCGTCCCGCCGGCAGCAGTTCCGGCACGTCACCGTGCCGGCGCTGCGGCCGACGATCCTCTTCACGGTCGTCGTCTCGACGATCGGGGCGACCCAGCTCTTCGGCGAGCCGCTCCTCTTCGGCGGGGCGGCCGGGCAGAAGGGCGGGGCCTCGCACCAGTTCCAGACGCTCGGCCTCTACCTCTACGAGCAGGGCTGGTTCAACTACCACCTCGGGCGGGCCTCGGCCGTGGCCTGGACGATGTTCCTGCTCCTGCTGCTGATCGCCGCGGTGGGCGGGCTGGTCGCGCGGCGGCGCGGCGGGGACGGATAG
- a CDS encoding transcriptional regulator, translated as MASPHASSSPRPNTAFRELRGQRSPGEFAAAVRRAAREIGEHVSCDARYVGRVESGEIRCPNYAYERVFRHMFPGRDLADMGFAPREAVRGRGARKKGSAPPGHSESPAESRTPRAADSSTESSKESDVRRRAFMTSGTAAVAAVSLGGAPPARAQRRAGESEALAVEQAVRRIRLLDDRHGADGLYRRANRPLKAAYELLDAKTRRQSVADRLHAGAGELAISVGWLAHDSGRFADARSHYAEALATARVAGDPALEAHAFCNTAFLARDAGRPREAVRAAQAAQRAGRQLGSARLMSLLALREAGGWARLEDRPACEEALLRARALFERGRSDADPEWMTFFGEAELEGLEAQCWSALGDWRRAADHAERAVALQDRHFTRNIALYTAQLASDLARDGAAEEAAAAGGRALELLDQVQSARIRTMLTATARVLRRYAANPAVAEFLTRHAAAAQTV; from the coding sequence ATGGCGTCGCCCCACGCGTCCTCGTCCCCCCGTCCGAACACCGCCTTCCGGGAGCTGCGAGGGCAGCGCTCACCTGGGGAGTTCGCGGCGGCCGTGCGCCGGGCCGCCCGTGAGATCGGCGAGCACGTCTCGTGTGACGCGCGCTACGTCGGCCGCGTCGAGTCCGGCGAGATCCGCTGTCCCAACTACGCCTACGAGCGGGTGTTCCGGCACATGTTCCCCGGCCGGGACCTGGCGGACATGGGCTTCGCCCCGCGTGAGGCGGTGCGCGGACGGGGGGCGCGCAAGAAGGGCTCCGCGCCCCCCGGGCATTCCGAGAGCCCCGCCGAAAGCCGTACCCCCCGTGCGGCGGACAGCTCCACCGAGAGCAGCAAGGAGAGCGACGTGCGGCGTCGCGCGTTCATGACCTCCGGTACGGCCGCCGTGGCCGCCGTCTCCCTGGGCGGCGCCCCGCCCGCCCGTGCGCAGCGCCGCGCGGGCGAGAGCGAGGCGCTGGCCGTGGAGCAGGCGGTCCGGCGCATCCGGCTGCTCGACGACCGGCACGGCGCGGACGGCCTCTACCGGCGCGCCAACCGGCCGCTGAAGGCGGCGTACGAACTGCTCGACGCGAAGACGCGGCGGCAGTCCGTGGCCGACCGGCTGCACGCGGGCGCGGGCGAGCTGGCGATCTCGGTGGGCTGGCTGGCCCACGACTCGGGCCGGTTCGCCGACGCCCGCTCCCACTACGCGGAGGCCCTGGCCACCGCCCGGGTGGCCGGCGACCCGGCGCTGGAGGCGCACGCCTTCTGCAACACCGCCTTCCTCGCCCGGGACGCGGGCCGCCCGCGCGAGGCCGTACGGGCCGCCCAGGCGGCCCAGCGGGCGGGGCGGCAGCTGGGCTCGGCACGGCTGATGTCCCTGCTGGCGCTGCGGGAGGCGGGTGGCTGGGCGCGGCTGGAGGACCGGCCCGCCTGCGAGGAGGCGCTGCTGCGGGCCCGGGCGCTGTTCGAGCGCGGGCGGAGCGACGCCGACCCGGAGTGGATGACCTTCTTCGGGGAGGCCGAGCTGGAGGGCCTGGAGGCCCAGTGCTGGTCGGCCCTCGGCGACTGGCGCCGCGCGGCGGACCACGCGGAGCGGGCGGTCGCCCTCCAGGACCGGCACTTCACGCGCAACATCGCGCTGTACACCGCCCAGCTGGCGAGCGACCTGGCGCGCGACGGCGCCGCGGAGGAGGCGGCCGCCGCGGGCGGGCGGGCCCTGGAGCTGCTGGACCAGGTGCAGTCGGCCCGCATCCGGACGATGCTGACGGCCACCGCGCGCGTGCTGCGGCGGTACGCGGCGAACCCCGCGGTCGCGGAGTTCCTCACCCGCCACGCGGCGGCGGCGCAGACGGTCTAG